The Rhinoraja longicauda isolate Sanriku21f chromosome 19, sRhiLon1.1, whole genome shotgun sequence genome includes a window with the following:
- the LOC144602964 gene encoding putative G-protein coupled receptor 139, whose translation MIYYPILAIIGIPANVLSLVVLSRRMCGLSKVVIRYMLTMAVADTMVCIFNVIVRNVLSYHFPHSFLAYTCTCRLTSFIQISCVQFSVWSTVSFTVDRFFAICCQKLKSKYCTERTAAVILTTVCLFSFLIHIPVYFRYEPLYIAGDIRWGCRTVTEYASSPAWKTYKWFSKLLVPLLPLPLVLLLNSLTVRHIVQVSRIRSALKRRVDGNICDPEIRNRRTSMILLFAISGSFTALWTPVTILDLCFEVTQSFAVNAPRSIYLAIRIALLLMYLSSSTNTCIYALVQRRFREEAKKVIADPFIIIVRFLKRN comes from the exons ATGATTTACTACCCGATTCTTGCAATTATCGGTATCCCAG CAAACGTCCTCTCTCTGGTGGTCCTGTCCCGGAGAATGTGCGGCCTCTCCAAAGTGGTCATCCGTTACATGCTAACTATGGCAGTCGCAGACACAATGGTCTGTATATTTAATGTCATCGTGAGAAACGTCCTCAGCTATCATTTTCCGCATTCATTCCTGGCATACACCTGTACGTGTCGTCTTACATCCTTTATACAAATATCCTGCGTGCAATTCTCCGTCTGGTCTACAGTGTCATTCACAGTCGACCGCTtcttcgccatttgttgccagaaattaaaatcaaaatactgCACCGAGAGAACCGCCGCAGTGATTCTAACGACCGTGTGTTTGTTCAGCTTTTTGATCCATATTCCAGTTTATTTTCGGTATGAGCCCCTCTATATTGCCGGTGATATACGATGGGGCTGCCGTACAGTTACGGAATATGCTTCTTCGCCCGCATGGAAGACGTACAAATGGTTCTCCAAACTGTTGGTACCGCTGCTGCCACTGCCGCTGGTACTGCTGTTAAATTCACTGACCGTCAGGCACATTGTACAGGTCAGTCGAATTCGCAGCGCCCTGAAGCGCCGAGTGGACGGTAATATCTGTGATCCCGAGATCAGAAACCGGAGGACATCAATGATTCTGTTATTTGCCATCTCGGGCAGCTTCACTGCGCTGTGGACTCCGGTTACGATACTCGACTTGTGTTTCGAAGTCACGCAGAGTTTTGCGGTCAACGCCCCGAGGTCCATTTATCTCGCGATTAGAATAGCGCTTCTGCTCATGTATCTGAGTTCCAGCACAAACACTTGTATTTATGCtcttgtccagaggaggttccggGAGGAAGCGAAGAAGGTGATAGCTGATCCATTTATTATTATCGTCcggtttttaaaaagaaattag